One segment of Pangasianodon hypophthalmus isolate fPanHyp1 chromosome 10, fPanHyp1.pri, whole genome shotgun sequence DNA contains the following:
- the adi1 gene encoding acireductone dioxygenase isoform X1 produces MAALEAWYMDESTADQRLPHKLHPNHPVSVQELQDIGVWYCKLNADIYENDPELQKIREEKGYSYMDIIDVHPDKLPNYEDKLKMFYEEHLHLDDEIRYILDGRAYFDVRDKNDRWIRIALTKGDMITLPAGIYHRFTMDETNYTKAMRLFVGEPVWKAYNRPADHFEIRKQYVNSLK; encoded by the exons ATGGCAGCCCTGGAGGCCTGGTACATGGACGAGTCCACTGCAGATCAGAGACTGCCTCATAAACTACACCCCAATCATCCAGTGAGTGTACAGGAGCTGCAGGACATCGGGGTTTGGTACTGCAAA TTAAACGCTGACATCTATGAAAATGACCCTGAGTTGCAGAAGATCAGAGAAGAAAAAGGTTACTCCTACATGGACATCATTGACGTTCACCCGGATAAACTGCCCAACTACGAGGATAAA TTAAAAATGTTCTATGAGGAACATCTGCACCTCGACGATGAGATCCGTTACATCCTGGATGGAAGAGCGTACTTTGACGTTAGAGACAAAAATGACCGCTGGATACGAATTGCTTTGACGAAGGGGGACATGATCACACTGCCAGCAGGAATTTATCATAGATTCACGATGGATGAGACT aACTACACTAAAGCCATGAGGCTGTTTGTAGGCGAGCCGGTGTGGAAGGCCTACAACCGACCAGCTGATCACTTTGAAATTCGCAAGCAGTACGTGAATTCACTGAAGTGA
- the adi1 gene encoding acireductone dioxygenase isoform X3 — MAALEAWYMDESTADQRLPHKLHPNHPLNADIYENDPELQKIREEKGYSYMDIIDVHPDKLPNYEDKLKMFYEEHLHLDDEIRYILDGRAYFDVRDKNDRWIRIALTKGDMITLPAGIYHRFTMDETNYTKAMRLFVGEPVWKAYNRPADHFEIRKQYVNSLK; from the exons ATGGCAGCCCTGGAGGCCTGGTACATGGACGAGTCCACTGCAGATCAGAGACTGCCTCATAAACTACACCCCAATCATCCA TTAAACGCTGACATCTATGAAAATGACCCTGAGTTGCAGAAGATCAGAGAAGAAAAAGGTTACTCCTACATGGACATCATTGACGTTCACCCGGATAAACTGCCCAACTACGAGGATAAA TTAAAAATGTTCTATGAGGAACATCTGCACCTCGACGATGAGATCCGTTACATCCTGGATGGAAGAGCGTACTTTGACGTTAGAGACAAAAATGACCGCTGGATACGAATTGCTTTGACGAAGGGGGACATGATCACACTGCCAGCAGGAATTTATCATAGATTCACGATGGATGAGACT aACTACACTAAAGCCATGAGGCTGTTTGTAGGCGAGCCGGTGTGGAAGGCCTACAACCGACCAGCTGATCACTTTGAAATTCGCAAGCAGTACGTGAATTCACTGAAGTGA
- the adi1 gene encoding acireductone dioxygenase isoform X2: protein MKLMTPITTNYDLLCCTSACSGISVVSSFQLNADIYENDPELQKIREEKGYSYMDIIDVHPDKLPNYEDKLKMFYEEHLHLDDEIRYILDGRAYFDVRDKNDRWIRIALTKGDMITLPAGIYHRFTMDETNYTKAMRLFVGEPVWKAYNRPADHFEIRKQYVNSLK, encoded by the exons ATGAAGTTAATGACTCCAATCACAACTAATTATGATCTGCTTTGCTGTACATCTGCCTGTTCTGGGATCAGTGTTGTCAGCTCTTTTCAG TTAAACGCTGACATCTATGAAAATGACCCTGAGTTGCAGAAGATCAGAGAAGAAAAAGGTTACTCCTACATGGACATCATTGACGTTCACCCGGATAAACTGCCCAACTACGAGGATAAA TTAAAAATGTTCTATGAGGAACATCTGCACCTCGACGATGAGATCCGTTACATCCTGGATGGAAGAGCGTACTTTGACGTTAGAGACAAAAATGACCGCTGGATACGAATTGCTTTGACGAAGGGGGACATGATCACACTGCCAGCAGGAATTTATCATAGATTCACGATGGATGAGACT aACTACACTAAAGCCATGAGGCTGTTTGTAGGCGAGCCGGTGTGGAAGGCCTACAACCGACCAGCTGATCACTTTGAAATTCGCAAGCAGTACGTGAATTCACTGAAGTGA